A region from the Sutcliffiella horikoshii genome encodes:
- a CDS encoding sigma-54 interaction domain-containing protein, translated as MGVKESLLTEEMMDTIIANAFEWIVVVNHEGNIIYMNDSYCEFIGVDNKEVIGKHVTEVIENTRMHEVVKTGKEELADLQYIKGNYMIANRVPIFNKKEEVIGAYGTVIFRDTSEWDKMNSHVKSMLGRIRNYLQEYERQTGVKYTLEDIIGNSKLIKLLKDKVKQIAASDVSVLIRGESGTGKELFAHSIHQLSNRSQMPFIKLNCAAIPEHLLESELFGYEEGAFTGAKKGGKKGKFLLADGGTLFLDEIGDMSLPMQIKLLRALQEGEVEPVGAIKPIQVNVRVIAATNRPLEKMMEEKRFRDDLYYRIHVIPFHIPALSERTEDIPQLVEHFIHKICKRTGRRVTSVADDALVALSRYRWPGNIRELENVIQAAVHLSTGEKLTLEALPDYLTDTFSIPIGSKPLKETLEDAEKQAIIQTLEKYQNDKLMAAKQLGISKSSLYEKLKKYSI; from the coding sequence TTATTGCGAGTTTATTGGGGTGGATAATAAAGAGGTGATTGGCAAGCATGTGACGGAAGTGATAGAGAATACTCGTATGCATGAAGTAGTGAAGACAGGGAAGGAAGAGCTGGCCGATCTTCAATATATCAAAGGCAATTATATGATTGCCAACCGTGTGCCGATTTTTAATAAGAAAGAAGAAGTTATTGGAGCTTACGGAACGGTCATTTTCCGGGATACGAGTGAATGGGACAAGATGAACAGTCATGTCAAAAGCATGCTTGGGCGGATTAGAAACTATCTGCAGGAATATGAGCGACAAACCGGAGTGAAATACACGCTAGAGGATATTATCGGCAATTCTAAGCTCATCAAATTATTGAAAGACAAGGTAAAACAGATTGCTGCCAGTGACGTTTCCGTCCTGATCAGGGGAGAGAGTGGGACAGGGAAGGAATTATTTGCACACAGCATCCACCAATTAAGCAACCGCAGTCAGATGCCTTTTATTAAGCTGAATTGTGCGGCTATACCTGAACACCTTCTTGAATCCGAATTGTTTGGGTATGAAGAAGGGGCATTTACAGGGGCGAAGAAAGGTGGAAAAAAAGGAAAGTTCCTTCTAGCAGACGGCGGCACGCTTTTTCTGGATGAAATCGGAGACATGTCCCTGCCGATGCAAATTAAGCTGTTGCGTGCCTTGCAGGAAGGGGAAGTGGAACCGGTTGGTGCGATAAAGCCGATACAGGTGAACGTTCGTGTCATTGCGGCGACCAACCGTCCATTGGAAAAGATGATGGAGGAGAAGCGGTTCCGGGATGACCTATATTACCGAATTCATGTCATCCCATTTCATATTCCGGCTTTAAGTGAAAGAACGGAGGATATTCCGCAGCTTGTGGAGCATTTTATTCATAAAATCTGCAAGCGTACTGGAAGAAGAGTCACTTCAGTAGCAGATGATGCTCTAGTGGCATTATCACGATATCGCTGGCCGGGAAATATCCGGGAGCTTGAGAATGTGATTCAGGCAGCCGTTCACTTATCAACAGGCGAAAAGCTGACATTGGAAGCACTCCCGGATTACCTGACAGATACGTTTTCCATTCCGATTGGATCCAAACCGTTAAAAGAAACATTGGAAGATGCAGAGAAGCAAGCTATCATTCAGACGTTAGAAAAATATCAAAATGATAAATTAATGGCCGCAAAGCAACTCGGCATCAGTAAATCAAGTCTTTATGAAAAGTTGAAAAAGTACTCCATCTAA